The following coding sequences lie in one Frigoribacterium sp. SL97 genomic window:
- a CDS encoding MarR family winged helix-turn-helix transcriptional regulator has translation MTTAADTTTPGPAPVLDEQICFALYNASRAVTARYRDLLAPLGLTYPQYLVLLVLWQGGPTTVSELGHQLQLESGTLSPLLKRLEAHGLVTRTRSAADERTVDVALTDAGVALREQAAGFADQICGATGLELTDLQTLRADIAALAAAVRANTAALTDQHL, from the coding sequence ATGACGACAGCAGCCGACACGACGACCCCGGGCCCGGCGCCCGTGCTCGACGAGCAGATCTGCTTCGCGCTCTACAACGCCTCGCGTGCCGTCACGGCGCGCTACCGCGACCTGCTCGCCCCGCTCGGCCTCACCTACCCGCAGTACCTCGTGCTGCTGGTCCTCTGGCAGGGCGGCCCGACGACCGTCTCCGAGCTCGGCCACCAGCTGCAGCTCGAGTCGGGCACGTTGTCGCCCCTGCTCAAGCGGCTCGAGGCCCACGGCCTGGTCACGCGCACGCGCTCGGCCGCCGACGAGCGCACCGTCGACGTCGCCCTGACCGACGCCGGGGTCGCGCTCCGCGAGCAGGCCGCCGGCTTCGCCGACCAGATCTGCGGCGCCACCGGTCTCGAGCTGACCGACCTGCAGACGCTGCGAGCCGACATCGCCGCGCTCGCCGCCGCCGTCCGGGCGAACACGGCCGCCCTCACCGACCAGCACCTCTGA
- a CDS encoding CGNR zinc finger domain-containing protein, protein MHFAPDTEDVLEFNVALVNTGAGASRSGGDELSTRAELTALLDSFAFSGRFDRDDAELASVQGVRAELRRIWTLERDLLAAEVNRMLADSVSSPRLVRHDALDWHLHATSDDAPLADRIRVESALALVDVIRTDETGRLRACAAEDCDGVFVDLSRNGSKRFCSVRCGNRVNMIAFRERRADVDRGGFDVD, encoded by the coding sequence TTGCATTTCGCCCCTGACACCGAAGACGTCCTCGAGTTCAACGTCGCCCTGGTCAACACGGGTGCCGGCGCGAGTCGGTCCGGTGGCGACGAGCTCTCGACCCGTGCCGAGCTGACGGCCCTGCTCGACTCGTTCGCCTTCTCGGGCCGCTTCGACCGGGACGACGCCGAACTGGCCTCGGTGCAGGGCGTCCGGGCCGAACTGCGACGCATCTGGACGCTCGAGCGCGACCTGCTCGCCGCCGAGGTCAACCGCATGCTGGCCGACAGCGTCTCGTCGCCCCGGCTCGTGCGACACGACGCCCTCGACTGGCACCTGCACGCGACGAGCGACGACGCGCCCCTGGCCGACCGCATCCGCGTCGAGTCGGCCCTGGCGCTGGTCGACGTCATCCGCACCGACGAGACCGGCCGGCTGCGGGCCTGTGCCGCCGAGGACTGCGACGGGGTCTTCGTCGACCTGTCACGTAACGGGTCGAAGCGGTTCTGCAGCGTCCGCTGCGGCAACCGCGTCAACATGATCGCCTTCCGGGAACGCCGGGCCGACGTCGACCGAGGCGGGTTCGACGTCGACTGA
- a CDS encoding OsmC family peroxiredoxin has protein sequence MPTRTSRTAWNGSLETGEGQVELSSSKLGTYDVSFPKRAADDANGSTSPEELLAAAHSACYAMQFSAVLGQAGGTVEALDVKADVSLGPDSAGGFKLTGIALTVRGEVSGIDEAGFLEAAQNAKETCPVSKALTGVEITLDAALEA, from the coding sequence ATGCCCACTCGCACCTCACGCACCGCCTGGAACGGCAGCCTCGAGACCGGCGAAGGCCAGGTCGAGCTCTCGAGCTCGAAGCTCGGCACCTACGACGTCTCGTTCCCCAAGCGTGCCGCCGACGACGCCAACGGCTCCACCAGCCCCGAAGAGCTGCTCGCCGCGGCCCACTCGGCCTGCTACGCCATGCAGTTCTCGGCCGTCCTCGGCCAGGCCGGCGGCACCGTCGAGGCGCTCGACGTCAAGGCCGACGTCTCGCTCGGCCCGGACTCGGCCGGCGGCTTCAAGCTCACCGGCATCGCCCTCACCGTCCGCGGCGAGGTCTCCGGCATCGACGAGGCCGGCTTCCTCGAGGCCGCCCAGAACGCCAAGGAGACGTGCCCCGTCTCGAAGGCCCTCACCGGCGTCGAGATCACGCTCGACGCCGCGCTCGAGGCCTAG
- a CDS encoding magnesium and cobalt transport protein CorA codes for MALIDNGIYVAGHRTDSPANLDETFELLHEHQGMAWIGLYRADPDEVRSIAQEFELHPLAVEDALKGHQRAKLERFGETLFVVLRSARYLDAEETVEFGEVHVFVGPGFVITIRHAENPDLGRVRRRLESNPELLALGPEAVLYAVLDQVVDGYGPVVAGIEKDIDEIEDELFGGDPEVSRRIYELLREVISFQRATSPLRGMLENLLRGSDKYGVDVELQRSLRDVLDHVLRIGERADTFRALLENALTVHSTLVTQAQNDEMRRLSEAGLAQNEETRRLSEVGLQQNDEVKKISGWAAILFAPTLVGGVYGMNFDHMPELHWQFGYPMAVAAMVAVGASIWGVFKWKKWL; via the coding sequence ATGGCACTCATCGACAACGGCATCTACGTCGCGGGACACCGCACCGACAGCCCGGCGAACCTCGACGAGACGTTCGAGCTGCTGCACGAACACCAGGGCATGGCCTGGATCGGGCTGTACCGCGCCGACCCCGACGAGGTGCGCTCGATCGCGCAGGAGTTCGAGCTGCACCCGCTCGCCGTGGAGGACGCACTCAAGGGCCACCAGCGCGCGAAGCTCGAGCGCTTCGGCGAGACCCTGTTCGTCGTGCTGCGCTCGGCCCGCTACCTGGACGCCGAGGAGACGGTCGAGTTCGGCGAGGTGCACGTGTTCGTCGGTCCGGGCTTCGTCATCACGATCCGGCACGCCGAGAACCCCGACCTGGGTCGGGTGCGGCGCCGCCTCGAGTCGAACCCCGAACTGCTCGCCCTCGGACCCGAGGCCGTCCTCTACGCCGTGCTCGACCAGGTGGTCGACGGCTACGGCCCGGTCGTCGCCGGCATCGAGAAGGACATCGACGAGATCGAGGACGAACTCTTCGGCGGCGACCCCGAGGTCTCACGGCGCATCTACGAACTGCTGCGCGAGGTGATCAGCTTCCAGCGCGCGACGAGCCCGCTGCGCGGGATGCTCGAGAACCTGCTGCGCGGGTCGGACAAGTACGGCGTCGACGTCGAGTTGCAGCGCTCGCTGCGCGACGTGCTCGACCACGTGCTGCGCATCGGCGAGCGCGCCGACACGTTCCGCGCCCTGCTCGAGAACGCGCTGACCGTGCACTCGACGCTCGTCACCCAGGCGCAGAACGACGAGATGCGGCGCCTGTCCGAGGCCGGGCTCGCCCAGAACGAGGAGACCCGGCGCCTGTCGGAGGTCGGCCTGCAGCAGAACGACGAGGTCAAGAAGATCTCGGGCTGGGCTGCCATCCTGTTCGCCCCGACCCTGGTCGGCGGCGTCTACGGCATGAACTTCGACCACATGCCCGAGCTGCACTGGCAGTTCGGCTACCCCATGGCGGTCGCCGCCATGGTCGCGGTCGGCGCGAGCATCTGGGGCGTCTTCAAGTGGAAGAAGTGGCTCTGA
- a CDS encoding DMT family transporter, which yields MSTGATTTTIATTPLAAGRPASTTAGLLVALLAAASFGFSGPFVKPLLESGWSPVAAVTVRALIGGVVLAPVALFALRGCLGPIWRARWRVLGMAVVGVAGTQVFYFAAVVRIPVGTAILVEYLAPLLLVGVAWATSRRVPQAVVLVGSVIAFAGLLLVVAPSGGVALDPVGLALAGAAMVCCAAYFVLAARPSGDLPPVALAASGLLVGAGLLGLLGLTGLVPFTTSAADVPLFDAIVPWWVPMLVVGVVATAVAYATSITASSMLGSRLASFVGLLEVAAAALYAWLLLGEALTPLQLGGGLLIVVGIGFVRAERTREAAVVADAVAETPLGDAVAEPPVVDTTRAS from the coding sequence GTGAGCACCGGTGCGACCACGACCACGATCGCGACGACGCCCCTCGCCGCGGGGCGCCCCGCCTCGACCACCGCCGGCCTGCTCGTCGCCCTGCTGGCCGCCGCCTCGTTCGGCTTCTCGGGCCCGTTCGTCAAGCCGTTGCTCGAGTCGGGCTGGAGTCCCGTGGCCGCCGTCACGGTCCGCGCCCTGATCGGCGGGGTCGTGCTCGCCCCCGTCGCCCTCTTCGCCCTCCGTGGCTGCCTGGGTCCGATCTGGCGGGCCCGGTGGCGCGTGCTCGGCATGGCGGTGGTCGGCGTCGCCGGCACCCAGGTCTTCTACTTCGCCGCGGTGGTGCGCATCCCGGTGGGCACCGCGATCCTGGTCGAGTACCTCGCTCCGCTGCTGCTCGTCGGCGTGGCCTGGGCGACCTCGCGACGCGTCCCGCAGGCCGTCGTGCTCGTGGGCTCCGTGATCGCCTTCGCGGGCCTCCTGCTGGTCGTCGCCCCGAGCGGAGGCGTGGCCCTCGACCCCGTCGGGCTCGCCCTGGCGGGGGCGGCGATGGTCTGCTGCGCCGCCTACTTCGTGCTCGCCGCCCGGCCGAGCGGCGACCTGCCCCCGGTCGCCCTGGCGGCGTCGGGCCTGCTCGTCGGCGCCGGGCTGCTGGGACTGCTGGGACTGACCGGCCTCGTGCCGTTCACGACCTCCGCGGCCGACGTGCCCCTGTTCGACGCGATCGTGCCGTGGTGGGTGCCGATGCTCGTGGTCGGCGTCGTCGCCACCGCGGTCGCGTACGCCACGAGCATCACGGCGAGCAGCATGCTCGGCTCCCGCCTGGCGTCGTTCGTCGGCCTGCTCGAGGTGGCGGCCGCCGCGCTCTACGCCTGGCTGCTGCTCGGCGAGGCCTTGACCCCGCTGCAACTCGGCGGCGGCCTGCTGATCGTGGTCGGCATCGGCTTCGTCCGGGCCGAACGCACCCGCGAGGCCGCGGTCGTGGCCGACGCCGTGGCCGAGACGCCCCTCGGCGACGCGGTGGCCGAGCCGCCCGTCGTCGACACGACCCGCGCCTCCTGA